One genomic window of Helicobacter canis includes the following:
- a CDS encoding carbonic anhydrase yields the protein MKELFEGAIKFQEEDFAAHKDLYESLKQHQDPHTLFITCVDSRVVPNLITNTKPGDLFVVRNVGNIVPPYKESQALREGFLATTAAIEYALTILEIQNIIICGHSNCGACEFVYEPPKKLDETPYVKKWLRLLDPVKDKVQALKPSSKSKRTWLTELINIEQQLENLMSYPFVEERFDRGELRVYGWYYIIETGEILNYNMIKREFKPIVQKEKK from the coding sequence ATGAAAGAGCTATTTGAAGGGGCGATTAAGTTCCAAGAAGAAGATTTCGCCGCGCATAAAGATTTATATGAGTCGCTAAAGCAGCACCAAGATCCACACACGCTTTTTATCACTTGTGTGGATTCTCGTGTCGTGCCTAATCTCATCACCAATACAAAGCCCGGGGATTTGTTTGTCGTGCGTAATGTGGGCAATATCGTTCCGCCTTATAAAGAATCACAAGCTTTGCGCGAGGGCTTTTTGGCTACGACAGCGGCGATTGAATACGCGCTGACTATTTTAGAGATACAAAATATCATTATCTGTGGGCATAGTAACTGCGGGGCGTGCGAGTTTGTCTATGAGCCGCCCAAAAAGCTTGATGAGACGCCGTATGTGAAAAAGTGGCTAAGACTCCTTGACCCTGTGAAAGACAAAGTGCAAGCCCTAAAGCCTAGCTCTAAATCTAAGCGCACTTGGCTTACAGAGCTTATCAATATCGAGCAGCAGCTAGAAAATCTTATGAGCTATCCCTTTGTGGAGGAGCGGTTTGATAGGGGGGAGCTGCGCGTGTATGGGTGGTATTACATCATCGAGACAGGCGAGATTCTCAACTACAATATGATTAAACGCGAGTTTAAGCCCATTGTCCAAAAGGAGAAAAAGTAG
- the kdsA gene encoding 3-deoxy-8-phosphooctulonate synthase, which produces MKEREKQDQAKNKLSIFCGPCVIESREQLQRIAAGLAFLQKRDDCELYFKASFDKANRTSLESYRGPGLDEGLKMLESIKKEFGYKLITDIHESHQAAALAEVVDVIQIPAFLCRQTDLIIAVAKTKAQINIKKGQFMSPKDMRYSALKAIKTRGGTEASYLESNKYGLCLTERGSSFGYGNLVVDMRSLVIMREFAPVIFDVTHSVQMPGMGDGKSSGDSSFAPYLARAAAAVGVDGFFIETHYDPANALSDGANMIALDKLTRLFDEIFAIRNALNMR; this is translated from the coding sequence ATGAAAGAGAGAGAAAAACAAGATCAAGCAAAAAATAAGTTAAGCATTTTTTGCGGTCCTTGTGTGATAGAGAGCCGTGAGCAGCTGCAGCGTATCGCTGCTGGGCTGGCGTTTTTGCAGAAGCGCGATGATTGTGAGCTTTACTTCAAGGCTAGCTTTGATAAGGCAAATCGCACGAGCCTTGAGAGCTATCGCGGTCCGGGGCTTGATGAAGGGCTTAAAATGCTAGAGTCTATCAAAAAAGAGTTTGGCTATAAGCTTATCACCGATATACACGAGTCCCACCAAGCAGCCGCGCTTGCAGAGGTGGTCGATGTGATCCAGATCCCGGCGTTTTTGTGCAGGCAGACAGATTTAATCATAGCTGTGGCAAAGACAAAGGCGCAGATCAATATCAAAAAAGGGCAGTTTATGAGCCCAAAAGATATGCGATATAGCGCGCTTAAAGCCATTAAAACACGCGGTGGCACAGAGGCTAGCTACCTAGAATCCAATAAATATGGGCTATGTCTTACAGAGAGAGGATCTAGCTTTGGCTATGGGAATTTGGTCGTAGATATGCGCTCGCTTGTGATTATGCGGGAGTTTGCGCCTGTGATTTTTGATGTAACCCATAGCGTGCAAATGCCCGGTATGGGCGATGGGAAAAGTAGCGGAGATAGCTCCTTTGCGCCTTATCTTGCGCGAGCAGCAGCGGCTGTGGGGGTTGATGGATTTTTTATTGAAACACATTATGATCCAGCAAATGCGCTAAGTGATGGGGCAAATATGATCGCCCTAGATAAGCTGACTAGGCTTTTTGATGAGATTTTTGCCATTAGAAATGCGCTTAATATGCGCTAA
- the ribH gene encoding 6,7-dimethyl-8-ribityllumazine synthase, whose protein sequence is MRILEGKIILQGDEKVAIICSRFNHIITDRLVEGAKDSFLRHGGNADLLDIVLAPGAWELPFVLDRLLKKGGYQGICALGAVIRGGTPHFDYVSAETTKGIANTTLQHGVPVSFGVLTTDNIEQAIDRAGAKVGNKGFEAMNSLIELMDLCRVL, encoded by the coding sequence ATGAGAATACTTGAAGGAAAGATCATTTTACAAGGTGATGAAAAGGTGGCGATTATCTGCTCTAGGTTTAATCACATCATTACAGATCGCTTGGTAGAAGGTGCCAAAGATAGCTTCTTGCGCCACGGAGGCAATGCTGATTTGCTTGATATTGTGCTAGCTCCGGGGGCGTGGGAGCTGCCATTTGTGCTTGATCGCTTGCTGAAAAAGGGCGGCTACCAAGGGATATGCGCGCTAGGAGCGGTGATACGAGGTGGGACGCCGCATTTTGACTATGTGAGTGCGGAGACGACCAAGGGTATCGCTAATACAACCTTGCAGCACGGAGTCCCCGTGAGCTTTGGCGTGCTTACGACTGATAATATCGAGCAGGCAATTGATAGAGCAGGGGCAAAAGTGGGGAACAAGGGCTTTGAAGCGATGAATTCACTCATTGAGCTTATGGATTTGTGCAGGGTATTGTAA
- the nusB gene encoding transcription antitermination factor NusB translates to MATRTQAREAVVGLLYAYECGNTAIMQSAPHILQDRKIKNKQQDFALGLLGGVLERFEALSGEVAKHLKEWDFDRLGQMEKNILRLGAYEMLYTQTDAPIIINEAIELAKIYGEDNAPKLVNAVLDAISKQGRQI, encoded by the coding sequence ATGGCGACTAGGACACAAGCGCGTGAAGCTGTCGTGGGGCTGTTGTATGCGTATGAGTGCGGTAATACTGCCATTATGCAAAGCGCGCCACATATCCTGCAAGATCGCAAGATCAAAAACAAGCAGCAAGACTTCGCGCTAGGGCTTTTGGGTGGAGTGCTAGAGCGATTTGAGGCACTAAGTGGCGAGGTGGCAAAGCATTTGAAAGAATGGGATTTTGACAGGCTAGGACAGATGGAGAAAAATATCTTGCGGCTTGGGGCGTATGAGATGCTATATACCCAGACAGATGCGCCAATCATCATCAATGAAGCTATCGAGCTAGCCAAAATCTATGGAGAGGATAATGCCCCAAAGCTTGTCAATGCTGTGCTTGATGCTATCTCTAAGCAAGGCAGACAGATCTAG
- a CDS encoding acyl-CoA thioesterase: MDNQSLSDLTDNRSLTMNILVTPSMANFSGLMHGGELLKILDQVAYACATRYCGVGVVTLSVDSVTFRQPIPIGTLLTFLASVNHTGKTSCEVGIKVISENIKERFVMHCVSCYFTMVAFKDGKSVPIPQLEPRNQVEKRRYEAAIKRRELRNTSRS; encoded by the coding sequence ATGGATAATCAATCGCTATCGGATCTTACCGACAATCGCTCTCTTACAATGAATATCTTAGTAACCCCTTCAATGGCAAATTTTAGCGGACTTATGCACGGCGGCGAGCTGCTTAAGATTCTAGATCAAGTGGCTTATGCGTGCGCGACTAGGTATTGCGGAGTGGGTGTAGTAACGCTTAGTGTAGATTCTGTTACATTCCGCCAGCCAATCCCCATCGGCACACTACTGACATTTCTAGCTAGTGTAAATCACACCGGCAAAACAAGCTGCGAGGTGGGGATCAAGGTCATTAGTGAGAATATCAAAGAGCGGTTTGTAATGCATTGCGTGAGCTGCTATTTCACAATGGTAGCTTTCAAAGACGGCAAATCCGTGCCAATCCCACAGCTAGAGCCAAGAAACCAAGTAGAAAAAAGACGCTATGAAGCAGCGATTAAGCGCAGAGAGCTACGCAATACAAGCAGATCATAA
- the galE gene encoding UDP-glucose 4-epimerase GalE has product MTLLCTGAAGYIGSHTAMAFLEQTDSRLIIIDDLRTGFRQNIAILQARYPDRVEFVEMDFGNRTLLEALFKRSEITGVLHFGASLIVGESVQKPLAYYHNNVANAIALFEICVRFGVEYFIFSSTAAVYGEPDSRLIPVCESAPLAPINPYGSSKMMVELILQDLAKISSMRYVALRYFNVAGASMGNTTSLLAQDQALGQRSKNATHLIKVALECATGKRAGMSIFGDDYPTPDGTCIRDYIHIDDLAAAHLSALRFLQAGGDSAVFNVGYNRGYSVKEVIECVKRVSGVDFATQIAPRRAGDPAELIASNALLKQQTHWQPRYDDLAVIVRSAYEFEKALKA; this is encoded by the coding sequence ATGACACTTTTATGCACAGGCGCAGCAGGCTATATCGGCTCACATACGGCTATGGCATTTTTGGAGCAGACAGATTCTAGGCTTATTATCATTGATGATTTACGCACAGGATTTAGGCAAAATATCGCTATCTTGCAAGCGCGCTATCCTGATAGGGTAGAGTTTGTGGAGATGGATTTTGGCAATCGCACTTTGCTTGAGGCACTCTTTAAGCGCAGTGAGATCACAGGTGTGCTGCACTTTGGCGCGAGCCTCATCGTAGGAGAATCCGTCCAAAAGCCGCTTGCGTATTATCACAATAATGTCGCAAATGCTATCGCGCTGTTTGAGATATGCGTGCGCTTTGGGGTGGAGTATTTTATATTTTCTTCCACAGCAGCAGTGTATGGCGAGCCGGATTCTAGGCTTATCCCTGTGTGTGAGAGCGCACCGCTAGCTCCTATCAATCCCTATGGTAGCTCAAAGATGATGGTAGAGCTTATACTGCAAGATCTTGCCAAAATCTCTTCTATGCGCTATGTGGCTTTGCGCTACTTCAATGTCGCAGGGGCTAGTATGGGCAATACCACAAGCCTGCTCGCCCAAGATCAAGCCCTAGGGCAGCGGAGCAAAAACGCCACACACTTAATCAAAGTAGCCCTAGAGTGCGCCACGGGCAAAAGGGCTGGTATGAGTATCTTTGGCGATGATTATCCTACGCCTGATGGCACTTGTATCCGTGATTATATCCATATCGATGACTTGGCAGCCGCGCACTTAAGCGCGCTTAGATTCTTGCAAGCAGGTGGGGATAGCGCGGTGTTTAATGTCGGCTATAATCGCGGATATAGTGTCAAAGAAGTGATTGAGTGCGTGAAGCGTGTAAGCGGCGTGGATTTCGCCACGCAGATCGCCCCTAGGCGTGCAGGTGATCCAGCTGAGCTTATTGCTAGCAATGCGTTATTAAAGCAGCAGACGCATTGGCAGCCTAGATATGATGATCTAGCTGTGATTGTGCGCAGTGCGTATGAGTTTGAAAAAGCACTAAAAGCCTAG
- a CDS encoding YbgC/FadM family acyl-CoA thioesterase: MQIRIYYEDTDCGGIVYHTNYIKYCERARSEVFFRVGELPSSGTCGFVVSALEAKFLGFARLGDVLWVQTQMRKLGRVQILLRQRIYVLPTQTNRPQGLNDLPNLQNLASPQPKDFGESLGQTLMQERCVFDVLVRMGYVDVATQNPAQIPQKFIDLLTLLPRDS; encoded by the coding sequence ATGCAAATACGCATCTACTACGAAGATACGGATTGCGGGGGGATTGTCTATCATACAAATTACATTAAATATTGTGAGCGTGCGAGAAGTGAGGTGTTTTTCCGTGTTGGAGAGCTGCCCTCAAGTGGGACTTGTGGCTTTGTCGTAAGTGCGCTAGAGGCGAAGTTTTTAGGCTTTGCTAGGCTTGGAGATGTTTTGTGGGTGCAAACACAAATGCGCAAGCTAGGGCGTGTGCAAATTCTCTTGCGTCAGCGGATTTATGTGCTACCCACGCAGACTAATCGCCCACAAGGGCTTAATGACCTACCAAATCTCCAGAATCTAGCTAGCCCACAGCCCAAAGACTTTGGCGAGAGTTTAGGACAGACCTTAATGCAGGAGCGATGTGTTTTTGATGTGCTTGTGCGTATGGGCTATGTCGATGTCGCGACACAAAATCCAGCCCAGATTCCGCAGAAATTCATCGATTTACTTACCCTGCTTCCTAGAGATTCTTAA
- the gdhA gene encoding NADP-specific glutamate dehydrogenase encodes MSYSTRILTALKEKNPSQNEFHQAVEEVLISLAPLFDKEKKYEKHAILERIVIPERQVIFRVPWVDDSGKICVNYGYRVQFNTAIGPYKGGLRFHPSVNLGVIKFLGFEQILKNSLTTLAMGGGKGGSDFDPKGKSDNEVMRFCQSFMNELYRHIGAHTDVPAGDIGVGGREIGYLFGQYKKLTNRFDGVLTGKGLNWGGSLVRPEATGYGCVYFAQEMLKERGESLEGKVCTISGAGNVAIYTIEKLYQVGALPVTASDSKGMIYDKEGIDVALLKEIKEVKRESLESYAKIKKSAQYTPVSAYEEGCNGVWAIPCFAAFPSATQNELSQKDAKILLQNGCKCVSEGANMPSTNEAIELFLQAKICYGPGKAANAGGVAVSGLEMAQNASMNPWSFEVVDSHLHRIMESIFANASATAKEFGDPTNLVLGANIAGFRKVADAMIDQGVV; translated from the coding sequence ATGTCTTACTCTACTCGAATTCTTACGGCTTTAAAAGAAAAGAACCCTTCACAAAATGAATTTCATCAGGCTGTGGAGGAGGTGTTGATTTCGCTTGCTCCTTTATTTGATAAGGAAAAAAAATACGAGAAGCACGCGATTTTGGAGCGTATTGTCATACCAGAGCGACAAGTCATCTTCCGTGTGCCTTGGGTTGATGATAGTGGGAAAATTTGCGTAAATTATGGCTATCGTGTGCAGTTTAATACCGCCATTGGACCATACAAAGGCGGGCTTAGATTCCACCCTAGTGTCAATCTAGGCGTGATCAAATTCCTAGGCTTTGAGCAGATTTTGAAAAACTCTCTTACTACGCTTGCTATGGGTGGCGGTAAAGGCGGAAGTGATTTTGATCCAAAGGGCAAGAGTGATAATGAAGTAATGCGCTTTTGCCAAAGCTTTATGAATGAGCTCTATCGCCATATCGGTGCGCATACAGATGTCCCTGCTGGGGATATTGGCGTAGGCGGACGCGAGATCGGCTATCTCTTTGGGCAGTATAAAAAATTGACAAATCGCTTTGATGGTGTGCTGACAGGCAAGGGACTTAATTGGGGTGGCTCACTTGTGCGCCCTGAAGCTACCGGCTATGGCTGTGTGTATTTCGCCCAAGAGATGCTAAAAGAGCGAGGTGAGAGCTTAGAGGGTAAAGTCTGCACGATTTCTGGGGCTGGCAATGTGGCTATCTACACGATTGAAAAACTCTATCAAGTCGGCGCACTTCCTGTAACAGCGAGCGATTCTAAGGGTATGATTTATGATAAAGAAGGCATTGATGTGGCATTGCTAAAAGAGATCAAAGAAGTCAAGCGAGAGTCCCTAGAATCCTATGCTAAGATCAAAAAGAGTGCGCAATACACACCTGTAAGCGCGTATGAAGAGGGCTGCAATGGTGTGTGGGCTATCCCTTGTTTTGCGGCATTCCCAAGTGCTACGCAAAATGAGCTAAGCCAAAAAGATGCCAAAATCCTGCTCCAAAATGGCTGTAAATGTGTAAGCGAAGGTGCTAATATGCCTTCAACCAATGAAGCTATCGAGCTATTTTTGCAAGCGAAAATCTGCTATGGACCGGGCAAGGCGGCAAATGCTGGAGGCGTAGCGGTAAGTGGGCTAGAGATGGCACAAAATGCAAGTATGAATCCGTGGAGCTTTGAAGTGGTGGATTCTCACTTGCATAGAATTATGGAAAGCATTTTTGCTAATGCTAGTGCAACAGCAAAAGAGTTTGGCGATCCTACAAATCTTGTGCTTGGTGCAAATATCGCTGGCTTCCGCAAAGTGGCAGATGCGATGATTGATCAAGGGGTTGTGTAA
- the uvrB gene encoding excinuclease ABC subunit UvrB, whose product MAQFLLHSPYSPAGDQPQAIAKITDSIARGAKYSTLVGVTGSGKTYTMANIIAKLNLPTLIMTHNKTLAAQLYSEFKGFFPNNKVEYFISHFDYYQPEAYIPRRDLFIEKDSSINDELERLRLSATTSLLAYDDVIVIASVSANYGLGNPQEYLTMIEKIEARQERSYKALLTKLVDMGYTRNDVVFERGNFRVNGESIDVFPAYNEREFVRIEFFGDEVESISIWDELERVKIRDTQSIVLYAANQFIVGANRLQQALSNIEAELDSRLAEFERADKMVEYTRLKGRTEFDLEMIRESGICKGIENYARHLTGKAPGETPYSLLDYFEQKGRPYLIIVDESHVSLPQFGGMYAGDRSRKEVLVEYGFRLPSALDNRPLRFDEFINKAPHFLFVSATPAQLELELSQSHIAEQIIRPTGLLDPLYEVRDSDNQVLDLYDEIRLRVASNERVLITTLTKKMAEELSKYYGELGIKVRYMHSDIDAIERNHLIRSLRLGEFDVLIGINLLREGLDLPEVSLIAIMDADKEGFLRSETSLIQTMGRAARNVNGKVILYAKKITGSMQRAFETTDYRRAKQEAFNKEHNITPRSVARGVEEELRLESSSTLYEKASKLRKLPKAEKEAIIKDLQHKMHQAAKALEFEEAARIRDEIAKIRTI is encoded by the coding sequence ATGGCGCAATTTCTCCTACACTCTCCCTACTCTCCAGCAGGCGATCAGCCTCAAGCCATCGCAAAAATTACAGATTCTATCGCACGGGGTGCGAAGTATTCCACGCTTGTGGGCGTTACAGGCAGTGGGAAAACTTACACGATGGCAAATATCATCGCAAAGCTCAATCTCCCCACACTCATTATGACGCATAACAAAACCCTAGCCGCCCAGCTATATAGCGAGTTTAAGGGCTTTTTCCCTAACAATAAAGTGGAGTATTTTATCAGCCACTTTGATTATTATCAGCCAGAAGCCTATATCCCACGCCGAGATTTGTTTATAGAAAAGGATTCTAGTATCAATGATGAGCTAGAGCGACTGCGCCTTTCAGCCACGACTTCACTGCTAGCCTATGATGATGTGATTGTGATAGCTTCAGTATCAGCAAACTATGGGCTAGGCAATCCGCAAGAATATCTCACAATGATAGAAAAAATAGAAGCAAGACAGGAGCGAAGCTACAAAGCCTTGCTGACCAAGCTTGTGGATATGGGATATACCCGTAATGATGTGGTGTTTGAGCGGGGTAACTTCCGCGTAAATGGCGAGAGTATCGATGTGTTTCCTGCGTATAATGAGAGGGAGTTTGTGCGGATAGAGTTTTTTGGCGATGAGGTAGAATCCATTAGTATATGGGACGAGCTAGAGCGAGTCAAAATCCGCGATACACAAAGTATCGTGCTATATGCGGCAAATCAGTTTATCGTAGGAGCAAATCGCTTGCAGCAGGCTTTGAGCAATATTGAAGCAGAGCTGGATTCTAGGCTTGCGGAATTTGAGAGAGCAGATAAAATGGTGGAATACACAAGGCTTAAAGGACGCACGGAGTTTGATTTAGAGATGATTAGAGAATCAGGCATTTGTAAGGGCATTGAAAACTACGCAAGACATCTTACAGGCAAAGCCCCGGGGGAGACGCCCTACTCTTTGCTAGATTATTTTGAGCAAAAGGGCAGACCCTATCTCATCATCGTTGATGAATCTCATGTGAGTTTGCCGCAATTTGGCGGAATGTATGCTGGGGATAGAAGCCGCAAGGAAGTGCTTGTAGAATATGGCTTTAGACTGCCTAGTGCGCTAGATAATCGCCCTTTGCGGTTTGATGAGTTTATCAACAAAGCACCGCATTTTCTCTTTGTCTCCGCTACCCCTGCACAATTAGAGCTAGAGCTTAGTCAAAGTCATATTGCCGAGCAGATTATCCGCCCCACAGGGCTTTTAGATCCGCTCTATGAAGTGCGAGATAGTGATAATCAAGTGCTTGATTTATATGATGAGATACGCTTGCGGGTAGCGAGTAATGAACGCGTGCTTATCACTACACTGACGAAAAAAATGGCAGAAGAATTAAGCAAGTATTATGGGGAGTTAGGCATTAAGGTGCGGTATATGCATAGCGATATTGACGCCATTGAGCGAAATCACCTTATCCGCTCACTGCGATTAGGGGAGTTTGATGTGCTGATTGGGATAAATCTCTTGCGTGAAGGGCTGGATCTGCCGGAAGTGAGCCTTATAGCGATAATGGACGCGGATAAAGAAGGATTCTTACGCAGTGAGACAAGCCTTATACAAACAATGGGGAGAGCAGCTAGGAATGTCAATGGCAAGGTGATTTTATATGCGAAAAAAATCACAGGCTCTATGCAAAGGGCGTTTGAGACCACAGACTATCGCCGAGCTAAACAAGAGGCATTTAACAAAGAGCATAATATCACGCCAAGAAGTGTCGCTCGCGGTGTCGAAGAAGAATTGCGCCTAGAGAGCTCTAGCACACTCTATGAGAAAGCGAGCAAGCTACGCAAGCTCCCCAAGGCTGAAAAAGAAGCAATCATTAAAGACTTACAGCACAAAATGCACCAAGCCGCCAAGGCACTAGAGTTTGAAGAAGCCGCTAGAATCCGCGATGAAATCGCCAAAATCCGCACGATATAG
- a CDS encoding DUF904 domain-containing protein has product MPSITQLEEKISALLAAYDSAMIELESLRKELNTLKAESSQKDLQISALYEEIGNRDRAVESLYDKISTTLASKQTPKADDE; this is encoded by the coding sequence ATGCCATCAATCACCCAACTTGAAGAAAAAATCTCCGCTCTGCTTGCTGCCTATGATAGCGCGATGATCGAGCTAGAATCCTTGCGCAAGGAGCTAAACACACTCAAAGCAGAGTCCAGCCAAAAAGATCTGCAAATCTCTGCACTTTATGAAGAGATCGGCAATCGCGATCGCGCCGTAGAATCCTTGTATGACAAAATCTCCACCACGCTTGCAAGCAAGCAAACTCCAAAGGCAGATGATGAATGA
- a CDS encoding primosomal protein N': MFFYHIAPLGVRSPLLTYTARTPLLPGTLVGIEVRKKIYDGVVITQTQAPDFTCKDILDVRGYFGSVQRFLARFIAYYYRASLPESYKLFLAFTPAPAPIPKPYKHTPAPNALRFCELPLCARLSVAQKQQIVSALPSLNPQQEKAYAFIESKPLSLLFGDTGSGKTEIYFHCIAQALCRDKAALFLMPEIALTPQTLARLQNVFGDCVALWHSKITPSKKKQILQGLHNQQIKIIAGARSALFLPLARLGVIIVDEEHDDAYKSMSNPRYNARDLAILLGRQAGIKVVLGSATPSLTSYKRAKDGGYLFRLKGGFYRAQKEFILESTFAQLSYNLQQHIKAVLKQQKQAIIFVPTRANFKALLCLECGYGFVCPFCSVNMSVHLSRDMLCCHYCDYKEVLPNLCPECKGNNLSNKRIGTAQVAADLQELYPQARISIFDRDHITTAKKLTDVLSAFKSREIDILVGTQMLSKGHDYHNVAFVGVVGIDYILQGGDFRSLERGVSLLHQIAGRTGRKDNGRVFIQSLQSEWLKGFLDDYEVFLQWELMHRSTAYPPFKRLAMIHCDHRSQAKAQENMLAILQALQQRSESAATILGYGANAIERIAGKWRFHILLHAQKHSDILRVLESLGDLEVDIDCIDTL, encoded by the coding sequence ATGTTTTTCTACCATATCGCACCGCTTGGGGTGCGCTCGCCTTTGCTCACCTACACGGCTAGGACACCGCTTCTACCCGGCACGCTTGTAGGCATAGAGGTGCGTAAGAAAATCTATGATGGCGTAGTGATTACACAGACACAAGCACCAGATTTTACTTGTAAAGATATTCTTGATGTGCGGGGGTATTTTGGCAGTGTGCAGCGATTTTTAGCGCGTTTTATCGCCTACTACTATCGTGCAAGCCTGCCAGAATCCTATAAGCTCTTTCTTGCTTTCACGCCCGCGCCTGCCCCTATACCAAAGCCCTATAAGCACACTCCAGCCCCAAATGCGCTGCGATTTTGTGAGCTGCCTTTATGCGCTAGGCTCTCTGTGGCACAAAAGCAGCAAATTGTATCTGCGCTACCTAGTCTAAATCCCCAGCAAGAAAAAGCCTATGCATTTATAGAATCTAAGCCTTTGAGCCTGCTCTTTGGCGATACAGGCTCTGGGAAGACAGAGATTTACTTCCACTGCATAGCACAAGCTTTATGTCGCGATAAAGCCGCCTTGTTTCTTATGCCAGAAATTGCTCTAACTCCACAGACTTTAGCAAGACTGCAGAATGTGTTTGGGGATTGCGTGGCACTCTGGCATAGCAAAATCACCCCGAGTAAGAAAAAGCAGATTCTACAAGGCTTGCATAATCAGCAGATAAAAATCATCGCCGGAGCCAGAAGCGCGCTATTTTTACCACTTGCACGCCTTGGGGTAATCATTGTCGATGAAGAGCACGATGATGCGTATAAATCAATGAGTAATCCACGCTACAATGCTAGGGATCTAGCTATCTTGCTTGGCAGGCAGGCAGGCATTAAAGTCGTGCTAGGCTCTGCTACCCCAAGCCTTACAAGCTACAAACGCGCCAAAGATGGCGGCTATCTTTTCCGCTTAAAAGGTGGATTCTACCGCGCGCAAAAAGAATTTATCCTAGAATCCACTTTTGCACAACTAAGCTATAACTTACAGCAGCATATAAAAGCTGTGCTAAAGCAGCAAAAGCAAGCTATCATCTTTGTCCCTACACGCGCGAATTTTAAGGCATTGCTATGCTTGGAGTGTGGCTATGGCTTTGTTTGTCCATTTTGCAGTGTGAATATGAGCGTGCATTTATCGCGTGATATGCTATGTTGTCATTATTGTGATTATAAAGAGGTGTTGCCTAATCTTTGCCCTGAATGCAAAGGAAACAATCTTTCAAACAAACGCATTGGCACAGCACAGGTTGCTGCTGATTTGCAAGAGCTCTATCCGCAAGCAAGGATTAGCATATTTGATCGAGATCATATTACCACAGCAAAGAAGCTTACAGATGTGCTTAGTGCGTTTAAGTCTAGGGAGATTGATATTCTTGTAGGCACGCAAATGTTAAGCAAAGGGCACGATTATCACAATGTCGCATTTGTGGGTGTGGTGGGGATTGATTATATCTTGCAGGGTGGGGATTTTCGTAGCCTTGAGCGAGGGGTGAGCTTGCTACATCAAATCGCTGGACGCACTGGGCGCAAAGATAATGGCAGGGTATTTATCCAAAGCTTGCAAAGCGAGTGGCTTAAAGGGTTTTTGGACGATTATGAGGTGTTTTTACAATGGGAGCTTATGCATCGCAGCACGGCGTATCCGCCCTTTAAGCGGCTTGCTATGATCCATTGCGATCATCGCTCTCAAGCAAAAGCGCAAGAGAATATGCTGGCAATTTTGCAAGCTTTGCAGCAGCGCAGCGAGAGTGCGGCTACAATCCTAGGGTATGGGGCAAATGCGATTGAGCGCATAGCGGGCAAGTGGCGATTTCATATTTTATTGCACGCCCAAAAGCATAGTGATATTTTGCGTGTGTTAGAGAGTTTAGGCGACTTGGAAGTCGATATTGATTGCATTGATACGCTATAG